TAAAGGCTATTTGGATGCATAAAAATGATAAATTGATATTTACCATCACAGCAGATAGATTTCTTCGCAATATGGTACGTGCAATTGTGGGTACCCTTTTAGATGTTGGTCATGGCAAAATGAAGCCAGAGGAAATCAAAAAAATAATAGCAAGTAAGAATAGGGGGGAAGCTGGGTTTTCCGTCCCTGCAAAAGGACTATATTTGACTAAAATCTTATACCCTACAGCAATTTTTAATGAGTAAAAAGGACGAAACTGGAACCGCTTTTGATTTTGGACTGTTCAAGAGAGTTTTTGAACATACCAAACCATACAGGACAATTTTTTGGGTCGTAGCCATTGTAGCTATTCTTTCTGCTGCTTTTGCCGTTCTTACGCCGATCTTGGTACGGGATATTATAAACGAGGCCTTGTCCAATAAAGATAGTGAGCTTCTGTTTTATATAGTGTTGGCCATGCTGGGAGCCTTATTTGGCCAAGTCGTCTGTCAACTTTCCTTTAATTACTATGCAAACCTTTTGGGAGAATCTGTTATAAAAGACATCAGGATTAGGCTCTTCCAACGGATGATGGGTTTTAAGATGACCTATTTTGATAACTCTTCCATCGGCGTATTGGTTACCCGTGCCGTTGCAGATATGCAACGAATAGGTGAGATATTTAGCCAGGGTTTCTTTGTGATTGTGGCAGATTTGTTGAAAATGGTTTTGGGAGCAACGGTCATGATATTGATCAACTGGAAGTTGGCATTTATCGTTTTTGCAATCCTTCCCGTTATTCTTGTGGCAACACGTTTATTCCAAAAGGCGATGAAGGTTGCTTTTATTGAGGTAAGGGCTCAGGTTTCAAATCTCAATTCCTTTGTTCAAGAGCGTCTTGCGGGAATGAAAATCGTACAGCTTTTTAATAGGGAGGAAATCGAAAAAGAGAAGTTTAGGGAAATCAATGAGAAACACCAGAATGCTTGGTTGAAGACAGTATGGTACAATTCCATATTTTTCCCCATAGCTGAGATTTCCTATTCTATTGGTATTGGTCTAGTGGTCTATTTTGGAGTGATTCAGAATATTGAAAATGTGGCTTTAAACGATACCGGATCTATCTTCGCTTTCTTTTTCTTAATGGATTTATTGTTTCGTCCATTGAGACAAATAGCGGATAAATTCAACACGTTGCAAATGGGAATGGTAGCTGCAAATAGGGTGTTCAAGATTCTAGATACCGAAAGTCGAATAGCAGATACCGGGACAATGGAAAAAGAAGATGTGAAGGGAGATATAGAATTTTCCGACGTTCGTTTCGGTTATGTGGCGGATGAAGAAGTTTTGCACGGGATTTCATTCAAGGTTGAGGCGGGACAGACTGTAGCTATTGTAGGTGCTACAGGAGCTGGAAAATCGACGATTATCAATTTATTGAATCGGTTTTATGAAATAAATTCTGGCGATATTTTAATCGATGGTCATACTATTCGTGACTATTCCTTAAAATCTCTTCGTTCCCATATTGCGATAGTCTTACAGGATGTTTTTCTTTTTGCCGATTCGATAGCCAATAACATTTCACTTAGAGAATCTTCCGTTGAACTATCCAGTATTGAAGCTGCGGCTAAACAGATTGGTGTTCACGAGTTCATTTCGAGCCTGCCAGGTGGCTATCAGTATAATGTAAAGGAACGCGGGACCATGCTCTCTAGCGGACAACGGCAACTTATTGCTTTCTTAAGAGCATATGTAAGTAACCCAAGTATTTTGATTTTGGATGAAGCTACATCTTCTGTTGATACCTATTCGGAGCAATTGATACAGCAAGCTACGGACAAGGTTACTGAAGGAAGGACTTCTATCATCATAGCACACCGTTTGGCTACAATTAAGAAGGCCGATAAAATCATAGTAATGGACGCCGGGCAGATTGTGGAAACAGGTACGCATAAGGAATTACTAAAAAAAGGCGGATATTACAGTAATCTGTATGAAGCCCAATTCTTGGCTGAAGAGGTTGCTTAACTATTTGGCGATAAAATCTTCTAAAGATATATAGCCTGACACCAATGCGATTGCTGCTATTAATACTCCTAACATTATCGTAATGATCATAAATAATATTAAGTAAACAAAACCTCTGAAAAAAGTACTGAAAAATCCAGTTTGGTGCATTTTTCCCAAAATAAAAAACTGATAAATGACGACTCCGATTAAGAGTATCCCATTAAAAACATCATATCTAATGTCAAAAAATCCAAATAGGGGAAGGCATATCAGTACTTGAACATAAGATGTTTGTGCGGTTATATAAGCGTTGGTCACCAAATGCTCCGTATAGTTGAATTTGCGCTTATCAATAAATAGTAACCAGGTCATTAATGCATACACGGGCATGAAGAGGTATGAAATCAGACCTTGATAATCATAAACAAAATCCAAATTCGTATTTTGATTATCAGAAAAACTACTTTGCGTAAGGTCTATTTCATATATGTTTCTAAGGACAAAAAATAAAAGTCCCGATAGTGTTATGGCAATGGCAAAATAACTTATGGGATTCATATATTTTTTTCGTGTTCCAGAGATATAGTAGTGGATGACCGTTTCCGGTTTGGAAAATAAATGGCGAAAAGTCTTTAAAAAGGTATTATCCAAATTAAATACCTGAAAACTCAAATCCTCCCAAATGTTTTTTAAGGTTAATCGTTTTCTGATAACCTTTGCACCACAAACGGGACAAAAACTGTAATCTGATCTAAGTGAGCTATTACAATTTTTACATTTCATTTACTCTAAATCCTTTTTAATCGAATCAATGAGTTCTTCTTTGTTTTTGTAGGGGACAAATTCACCATTCTTAATATAAGAAATAGCTCCGGTTTCTTCACTTACTACCAAGCAAATGGCATCTGTCTTCTCTGTGATTCCTGCCGCAGCACGGTGCCGTAGCCCAAAGCGTAAAGGAATGGTGCGGTCATTGGAAACCGGCAAAATCACCCTAGTTGCCGTAATGTAATTATCTTGGATAATGGCAGCGCCATCATGTAACGGACTGTTCTTAAAAAAAATGCTTTCTAAAATAGGTTGGGTGATTTCAATATTCATGCTATCCCCAGAAGACTTGACAAAATCAAGGGAATTGGCCCTTTCGATTACGATAAGTGCACCAGTTTTACTGACCCCCATTTTTTTACAAGCATTTATAATAGCCTCTACATCTGTATCTGTTGACATGGTCTCTTGCCTAAGAAACTTAAAATGACGGATAAAGTTTCGTTTGTAAGCAAAATTGGTAGAACCGACCATTAATAAAAATTTCCTGATCTCTTGTTGAAATACAATAATAAGAGCTATTAATCCAATATTCATGAATCCACCTACCATACTACTGATCATCTTCATTTGTAGCAGTTCCGTCAACTTCCATAAGGCCCAAACGATTACGATACCAATAAAAATATTTATGGCGACCGTACCCTTGACCAACTTATAGATGTAATACAACATTGCGGCAACAAGCACAATATCTATGACATCTGTGATTTTAAATTCAATAAAATTTAGGAAATCCAACCGCGGCGTTTTTGTAAAATTAACAAAAATAGCAGAATCAAAAATTACTGGCTATTTGCTTTCAACTCTTCAATAAGATGTACACACTCATATGCTTCATTAACGTCGTGTGCCCTTAAAATATTGGCGCCTTTTAATAACGCGACCGTATGTAGCGCTGTTGTGCCGTTAAGTGCTTCTTTTGGTGAAGATTTTAATACTTTGTAAATCATGGATTTTCGACTTAATCCTATCATAATAGGAACTTTAAAGGTCTTGAATAGGTCCAAATGATTCAAGAGCTCATAATTCTGCCCTGTTGTTTTGGCAAAACCAAATCCGGGGTCTATGATAACATCGTTGATTTTTTTAGAAGCGGTTGCATTTATTTTTTTTGAGAAGTAAAACAACAGGTCTTTTAATAAATCATCGTAAACCGCCTGTTTTTGCATGGATTGTGGTGTGCCCTTCAAATGCATCATAATATAGGGCACTTGATATTGCGCGACAACATCCAGCATTTTGGAATCTAAGTTTGCTGCAGAAATATCGTTGATTAAAGCGGCACCATGCTGTATGCTTTCAGAAGCTACCTTGCTCCTGAACGTGTCTACTGAAATTATAACCTCAGGAAATTGTTTGAGAATTAGTGTAATAATCGGAACCAATCGTTTTAGCTCTTCATTTTCAGGAACATGCTCGGCACCAGGTCTGGAGCTGTAGGCACCCATATCTATAAAAGTAGCACCATCCCTTAGCATTTTCTCAACTTGTGTTAGAATATCATTGTCATCTTTATACCGTCCTCCATCATAAAAAGAATCTGGAGTAAGGTTAAGGATACCCATAATTCTTGGGACGGTAAAATCGATGAGAGTTCCTTTACAGTTTATGGTCATAAAAAATACGAGCTTTATTGGGTTTGATTATCTTTGACATACTGTTTGTCAAAGCATTTCAGTTTTGACGAAATTTACGCAAATTAGC
The nucleotide sequence above comes from Flagellimonas sp. HMM57. Encoded proteins:
- a CDS encoding DUF3667 domain-containing protein; the encoded protein is MKCKNCNSSLRSDYSFCPVCGAKVIRKRLTLKNIWEDLSFQVFNLDNTFLKTFRHLFSKPETVIHYYISGTRKKYMNPISYFAIAITLSGLLFFVLRNIYEIDLTQSSFSDNQNTNLDFVYDYQGLISYLFMPVYALMTWLLFIDKRKFNYTEHLVTNAYITAQTSYVQVLICLPLFGFFDIRYDVFNGILLIGVVIYQFFILGKMHQTGFFSTFFRGFVYLILFMIITIMLGVLIAAIALVSGYISLEDFIAK
- a CDS encoding ABC transporter ATP-binding protein; translated protein: MSKKDETGTAFDFGLFKRVFEHTKPYRTIFWVVAIVAILSAAFAVLTPILVRDIINEALSNKDSELLFYIVLAMLGALFGQVVCQLSFNYYANLLGESVIKDIRIRLFQRMMGFKMTYFDNSSIGVLVTRAVADMQRIGEIFSQGFFVIVADLLKMVLGATVMILINWKLAFIVFAILPVILVATRLFQKAMKVAFIEVRAQVSNLNSFVQERLAGMKIVQLFNREEIEKEKFREINEKHQNAWLKTVWYNSIFFPIAEISYSIGIGLVVYFGVIQNIENVALNDTGSIFAFFFLMDLLFRPLRQIADKFNTLQMGMVAANRVFKILDTESRIADTGTMEKEDVKGDIEFSDVRFGYVADEEVLHGISFKVEAGQTVAIVGATGAGKSTIINLLNRFYEINSGDILIDGHTIRDYSLKSLRSHIAIVLQDVFLFADSIANNISLRESSVELSSIEAAAKQIGVHEFISSLPGGYQYNVKERGTMLSSGQRQLIAFLRAYVSNPSILILDEATSSVDTYSEQLIQQATDKVTEGRTSIIIAHRLATIKKADKIIVMDAGQIVETGTHKELLKKGGYYSNLYEAQFLAEEVA
- the folP gene encoding dihydropteroate synthase, with translation MTINCKGTLIDFTVPRIMGILNLTPDSFYDGGRYKDDNDILTQVEKMLRDGATFIDMGAYSSRPGAEHVPENEELKRLVPIITLILKQFPEVIISVDTFRSKVASESIQHGAALINDISAANLDSKMLDVVAQYQVPYIMMHLKGTPQSMQKQAVYDDLLKDLLFYFSKKINATASKKINDVIIDPGFGFAKTTGQNYELLNHLDLFKTFKVPIMIGLSRKSMIYKVLKSSPKEALNGTTALHTVALLKGANILRAHDVNEAYECVHLIEELKANSQ
- the cdaA gene encoding diadenylate cyclase CdaA; the encoded protein is MDFLNFIEFKITDVIDIVLVAAMLYYIYKLVKGTVAINIFIGIVIVWALWKLTELLQMKMISSMVGGFMNIGLIALIIVFQQEIRKFLLMVGSTNFAYKRNFIRHFKFLRQETMSTDTDVEAIINACKKMGVSKTGALIVIERANSLDFVKSSGDSMNIEITQPILESIFFKNSPLHDGAAIIQDNYITATRVILPVSNDRTIPLRFGLRHRAAAGITEKTDAICLVVSEETGAISYIKNGEFVPYKNKEELIDSIKKDLE